The Musa acuminata AAA Group cultivar baxijiao chromosome BXJ2-2, Cavendish_Baxijiao_AAA, whole genome shotgun sequence genome has a segment encoding these proteins:
- the LOC135606178 gene encoding pyruvate kinase 1, cytosolic-like, protein MHSTNLLLEEPIRMVSILQPSKPSFFPAMTKIVGTLGPKSRSVEVISACLKAGMSVARFDFSWGDVDYHQETLENLKAAIKGTKKLCAVMLDTVGPELQVVNKSEKAISLVADSHVVLTPDQEQEASSDLLPINFIGLSKSVKPGDTIFIGQYLFTGSETTSVWLEVAELKGDDVVCIIKNSATLAGSLFTLHISQIHIDLPTLTEADKNVITTWGVRNKIDFLSLSYTRHAEDVRKAREFLSKLGDLHQTQIFAKIDNIEGLTHFDEILQEADGIILSRGNLGVDLPPEKVFLFQKAAVYKCNMAGKPAVITRVVDSMTGNLRPTRAEATDVANAILDGSDAILLGAETLRGLYPVETISTVGRICYEAEKVYNQDLYFKKAMKYVGEPMTHLESIASSAVRSAIKVKASVIICFTSSGKAARLIAKYRPTMPVLSVVIPQLKTNQLRWSFSGAFEARQSLIVRGLFPMLADPRHPAESTSATNESVLKVALDHVKASGLIMPHDRVVVCQKVGDASVVKIIELED, encoded by the exons ATGCATTCGACGAACCTTCTCTTGGAAGAGCCCATCAGAATGGTCTCCATTCTCCAGCCATCGAAGCCG AGTTTCTTTCCTGCCATGACCAAGATCGTGGGGACGCTCGGCCCCAAGTCCCGGTCCGTGGAGGTGATCTCCGCCTGCCTAAAGGCCGGGATGTCGG TGGCACGGTTCGACTTCTCGTGGGGGGACGTCGACTATCACCAGGAGACCCTGGAAAATCTCAAAGCAGCTATCAAGGGCACCAAAAAGTTGTGCGCC GTCATGTTGGATACAGTGGGTCCAGAGTTGCAGGTGGTGAACAAAAGTGAGAAAGCCATCTCACTCGTGGCTGATAGTCATGTTGTTCTGACACCAGATCAGGAGCAAGAAGCTTCATCAGATCTGTTGCCTATAAACTTTATTGGATTATCAAAG TCCGTGAAGCCGGGAGACACAATTTTTATCGGCCAATACTTGTTCACTGGAAGTGAAACTACTTCTGTTTGGTTGGAG GTTGCTGAGTTGAAAGGGGATGATGTAGTCTGCATAATTAAAAACTCTGCTACTCTGGCTGGGTCACTCTTCACTCTGCATATCTCTCAAATCCATATTGATTTGCCAACACTTACTGAAGCTGATAAAAAT GTGATAACCACATGGGGTGTTCGCAacaaaattgattttctttctttaTCTTATACAAGGCATGCAGAAGATGTTCGGAAA GCTCGGGAATTCCTGTCAAAGTTAGGTGATCTCCACCAAACTCAAATATTTGCAAAAATTGATAACATAGAG GGTCTTACCCACTTTGATGAAATTCTACAAGAAGCAGATGGCATCATTCTGTCACGTGGGAATCTTGGAGTAGATCTCCCTCCTGAGAAG GTGTTTTTATTCCAAAAGGCTGCTGTCTACAAGTGTAACATGGCTGGAAAGCCTGCAGTCATCACTCGTGTGGTTGATAGTATGACCGGCAATTTGAGACCTACTCGTGCAGAAGCAACTGATGTGGCGAATGCAATACTTGATG GAAGTGATGCAATCCTTCTGGGTGCTGAAACTCTTCGAGGATTGTATCCTGTTGAGACCATTTCTACTGTGGGTAGAATCTGTTATGAG GCAGAGAAAGTTTACAACCAGGATTTGTACTTCAAGAAAGCTATGAAATATGTTGGAGAACCAATGACCCATCTGGAGTCCATTGCTTCATCAGCT GTACGTTCTGCCATTAAAGTCAAGGCTTCTGTGATAATTTGTTTCACTTCATCTGGAAAAGCTGCAAG GTTAATTGCTAAATATAGGCCCACCATGCCTGTACTATCTGTGGTCATCCCTCAGCTTAAAACAAACCAACTTCGGTGGAGTTTCAGTGGTGCTTTTGAA GCTAGACAATCTCTCATAGTTAGAGGCCTTTTTCCCATGCTTGCTGATCCCCGTCATCCT GCTGAGTCAACTAGTGCCACCAATGAGTCGGTTCTGAAGGTTGCTCTCGATCACGTCAAGGCCTCTGGTCTGATCATGCCTCATGATCGAGTCGTGGTGTGCCAGAAAGTCGGGGATGCTTCCGTCGTGAAGATCATCGAGTTAGAGGATTAA
- the LOC135606179 gene encoding uncharacterized protein LOC135606179 isoform X2, translated as MAYCDDDFSLLGDEARSQPQPQPGPFSAAQRYLPSKPAPISLQPRPHHHLAAAVAAIDNPGKNGVVVDGGSDDHDGYGEAFGQTNTSKCPTAPGFHDQHCFADDDNPFAPQNPAADDEGGDDDGDPDNYPERKGAIVTASQHQQPHHRLPKRKDRDDLSDSESPYCYNSSGAANKKSRPMSSSGDYRKDREEWSDTAISSLLDAYTEKYVQLNRGNLRGRDWEDVATIVSERCNKQKVGKSVEQCKNKIDNLKKRYKVECQRLSSGGLPASHWPWFKKMEQLVGSSSSSSKAGPDDDKSITLGGSAAVMRQIKRYPLAPSGPVIVNTNSKMKALSNPRWKRVILKISGVALAGAGPQNVDHKVVMLIAKEIAIANRAGVEVAIVVGGQNFFCGDTWIAATGIDRATTYQIGMMASLMNAIMLQALLENLGVEARIQSTLLTQEIAEPYIRRRAIRHLEKGRVVIFGGAGGGTGNQLFSSDIAAALRASEIHADAVLKGTTADGFYGCHSSNSNSNTFEHISFRELASRGFTAINMAALKLCEENNTPVVLFNLLEPGIVSRALCGEPVGTLIDQSGRIS; from the exons ATGGCCTACTGCGACGACGACTTCTCTCTCCTCGGAGACGAAGCCCGGTCGCAGCCCCAGCCCCAGCCCGGCCCCTTCTCCGCCGCCCAACGCTACCTGCCCTCCAAGCCGGCGCCGATCTCCCTCCAGCCTCGCCCCCACCACCACCTCGCCGCTGCAGTGGCCGCAATCGACAACCCCGGAAAGAACGGGGTCGTTGTCGACGGAGGGAGCGACGACCATGATGGCTACGGCGAGGCCTTTGGCCAAACGAACACCTCAAAGTGCCCCACCGCCCCGGGTTTCCACGACCAACACTGCTTCGCCGACGACGACAACCCGTTCGCCCCCCAGAACCCCGCCGCTGATGATGAAGGTGGCGACGACGATGGCGATCCTGACAACTACCCCGAGCGCAAGGGGGCCATCGTCACCGCCTCCCAGCACCAGCAGCCTCATCACCGCCTGCCGAAGCGCAAGGATCGCGACGATCTTAGCGACAGCGAGTCCCCCTACTGCTACAACAGCAGCGGGGCGGCTAATAAGAAGTCGAGGCCGATGTCGTCGTCGGGGGACTACCGCAAGGACCGGGAGGAATGGAGCGATACGGCCATTAGCTCCCTCCTCGACGCCTACACGGAGAAGTACGTGCAGCTCAATCGGGGTAACCTGCGGGGGAGGGACTGGGAAGACGTGGCCACCATCGTCAGCGAGCGCTGCAACAAGCAGAAGGTTGGCAAGAGCGTGGAGCAGTGCAAGAACAAGATCGACAACCTCAAGAAGCGCTACAAGGTCGAGTGCCAGCGGCTTAGCAGCGGCGGGCTCCCTGCAAGCCACTGGCCGTGGTTTAAGAAGATGGAGCAGCTCGTTGGTTCCTCTTCGTCCTCGTCAAAGGCTGGTCCAGATGATGACAAATCCATCACCCTTGGTGGCTCTGCTGCAGTCATGAGACAGATCAAAAG ATATCCCCTTGCGCCATCTGGCCCTGTTATTGTAAATACTAACTCAAAGATGAAGGCATTATCAAATCCACGGTGGAAGAGAGTGATTTTGAAAATTAGTGGTGTGGCATTAGCTGGAGCTGGTCCCCAAAATGTTGACCACAAG GTGGTTATGCTAATTGCTAAGGAAATTGCAATTGCCAACCGTGCCGGTGTCGAG GTGGCAATTGTTGTTGGAGGTCAAAATTTCTTTTGTGGTGATACTTGGATAGCTGCAACTGGAATTGATAGGGCTACAACTTATCAAATAGG TATGATGGCATCATTGATGAACGCGATAATGCTCCAAGCATTGTTAGAGAATCTTGGTGTTGAGGCACGGATACAGTCTACCTTATTGACGCAAGAGATTGCAGAACCATACATAAGGCGACGAGCTATCCGTCATCTTGAGAAAGGAAGAGTTGTTATATTTGGTGGAGCTGGTGGAGGAACAGGAAATCAACTTTTTAGCTCCGACATTGCAGCTGCCTTGAGGGCCTCCGAAA TTCACGCAGATGCTGTTCTGAAAGGGACTACTGCAGATGGCTTTTATGGTTGCCATTCCAGCAACAGCAATAGCAACACGTTTGAGCATATTTCATTTAGGGAGTTGGCTTCAAGAGGTTTCACCGCAATCAACATGGCAGCATTGAAATTATGCGAAGAGAACAACACACCAG TTGTTCTCTTTAATTTATTAGAGCCAGGCATTGTTTCGAGGGCACTTTGTGGGGAACCAGTAGGTACCCTTATTGACCAATCAGGAAGAATCAGCTGA
- the LOC135606179 gene encoding uncharacterized protein LOC135606179 isoform X1: MAYCDDDFSLLGDEARSQPQPQPGPFSAAQRYLPSKPAPISLQPRPHHHLAAAVAAIDNPGKNGVVVDGGSDDHDGYGEAFGQTNTSKCPTAPGFHDQHCFADDDNPFAPQNPAADDEGGDDDGDPDNYPERKGAIVTASQHQQPHHRLPKRKDRDDLSDSESPYCYNSSGAANKKSRPMSSSGDYRKDREEWSDTAISSLLDAYTEKYVQLNRGNLRGRDWEDVATIVSERCNKQKVGKSVEQCKNKIDNLKKRYKVECQRLSSGGLPASHWPWFKKMEQLVGSSSSSSKAGPDDDKSITLGGSAAVMRQIKRYPLAPSGPVIVNTNSKMKALSNPRWKRVILKISGVALAGAGPQNVDHKVVMLIAKEIAIANRAGVEVAIVVGGQNFFCGDTWIAATGIDRATTYQIGYAFPVSCMMASLMNAIMLQALLENLGVEARIQSTLLTQEIAEPYIRRRAIRHLEKGRVVIFGGAGGGTGNQLFSSDIAAALRASEIHADAVLKGTTADGFYGCHSSNSNSNTFEHISFRELASRGFTAINMAALKLCEENNTPVVLFNLLEPGIVSRALCGEPVGTLIDQSGRIS, translated from the exons ATGGCCTACTGCGACGACGACTTCTCTCTCCTCGGAGACGAAGCCCGGTCGCAGCCCCAGCCCCAGCCCGGCCCCTTCTCCGCCGCCCAACGCTACCTGCCCTCCAAGCCGGCGCCGATCTCCCTCCAGCCTCGCCCCCACCACCACCTCGCCGCTGCAGTGGCCGCAATCGACAACCCCGGAAAGAACGGGGTCGTTGTCGACGGAGGGAGCGACGACCATGATGGCTACGGCGAGGCCTTTGGCCAAACGAACACCTCAAAGTGCCCCACCGCCCCGGGTTTCCACGACCAACACTGCTTCGCCGACGACGACAACCCGTTCGCCCCCCAGAACCCCGCCGCTGATGATGAAGGTGGCGACGACGATGGCGATCCTGACAACTACCCCGAGCGCAAGGGGGCCATCGTCACCGCCTCCCAGCACCAGCAGCCTCATCACCGCCTGCCGAAGCGCAAGGATCGCGACGATCTTAGCGACAGCGAGTCCCCCTACTGCTACAACAGCAGCGGGGCGGCTAATAAGAAGTCGAGGCCGATGTCGTCGTCGGGGGACTACCGCAAGGACCGGGAGGAATGGAGCGATACGGCCATTAGCTCCCTCCTCGACGCCTACACGGAGAAGTACGTGCAGCTCAATCGGGGTAACCTGCGGGGGAGGGACTGGGAAGACGTGGCCACCATCGTCAGCGAGCGCTGCAACAAGCAGAAGGTTGGCAAGAGCGTGGAGCAGTGCAAGAACAAGATCGACAACCTCAAGAAGCGCTACAAGGTCGAGTGCCAGCGGCTTAGCAGCGGCGGGCTCCCTGCAAGCCACTGGCCGTGGTTTAAGAAGATGGAGCAGCTCGTTGGTTCCTCTTCGTCCTCGTCAAAGGCTGGTCCAGATGATGACAAATCCATCACCCTTGGTGGCTCTGCTGCAGTCATGAGACAGATCAAAAG ATATCCCCTTGCGCCATCTGGCCCTGTTATTGTAAATACTAACTCAAAGATGAAGGCATTATCAAATCCACGGTGGAAGAGAGTGATTTTGAAAATTAGTGGTGTGGCATTAGCTGGAGCTGGTCCCCAAAATGTTGACCACAAG GTGGTTATGCTAATTGCTAAGGAAATTGCAATTGCCAACCGTGCCGGTGTCGAG GTGGCAATTGTTGTTGGAGGTCAAAATTTCTTTTGTGGTGATACTTGGATAGCTGCAACTGGAATTGATAGGGCTACAACTTATCAAATAGGGTATGCATTTCCTGTTTCATG TATGATGGCATCATTGATGAACGCGATAATGCTCCAAGCATTGTTAGAGAATCTTGGTGTTGAGGCACGGATACAGTCTACCTTATTGACGCAAGAGATTGCAGAACCATACATAAGGCGACGAGCTATCCGTCATCTTGAGAAAGGAAGAGTTGTTATATTTGGTGGAGCTGGTGGAGGAACAGGAAATCAACTTTTTAGCTCCGACATTGCAGCTGCCTTGAGGGCCTCCGAAA TTCACGCAGATGCTGTTCTGAAAGGGACTACTGCAGATGGCTTTTATGGTTGCCATTCCAGCAACAGCAATAGCAACACGTTTGAGCATATTTCATTTAGGGAGTTGGCTTCAAGAGGTTTCACCGCAATCAACATGGCAGCATTGAAATTATGCGAAGAGAACAACACACCAG TTGTTCTCTTTAATTTATTAGAGCCAGGCATTGTTTCGAGGGCACTTTGTGGGGAACCAGTAGGTACCCTTATTGACCAATCAGGAAGAATCAGCTGA
- the LOC135606180 gene encoding protein PSK SIMULATOR 1-like → MRKVESESWLGRMGLVRGSERRKGGAAEPTKAATVGVLTFEVAGLMSKAVQLWHALADDRVARLSDEVLRLEGVRKLVSDDREFLLALAVAEMTDAIGSLARAVARLGWRSCDPALQRFDAAYADLVKTGADPRGFEYAGRKIEGKVKKMEGFVAASADLHNELEVLAELEQELRRMLANPDDSGHLQGSVDDFKNKVLWQRRQVKDLRQASLWDTPYDFVVRLLGRSLFSIVGRIRQVFRFQFEEEATGKSGAHLARCHSIAGSMPLSVHCSHLDAVHMFASGPTTINRREFAGQCLPATTGSPPPARKRQNSRTWWPVRRGPFGDCMVGGDKPAVLLSCISSETALWKSIVTPLALNRADGARAEANLEGDMVNINLFLSMIEPRFQLLIAPASTLGGAALALHYANVIIVIDNLAASPHWIGPNARDDLYNMLTTSIKAALRAKLRTFAKTTASSVYDPVLAAEWSAAVRKKLEWLAPLAHNMIRWHSDRSFERQSLASSSTVLLLQTLYFADRKKTEDAITELLVDLNYLWRYRRDSNAETMLNCVSSRQFDGCLQIQVDVDACSAT, encoded by the coding sequence ATGAGGAAGGTGGAGTCGGAGTCGTGGCTGGGCCGCATGGGACTCGTGCGAGGGAGCGAGCGGAGGAAGGGCGGCGCAGCAGAGCCGACGAAGGCGGCCACGGTCGGGGTTCTCACCTTCGAAGTGGCAGGGCTCATGTCCAAGGCCGTCCAACTATGGCACGCCCTCGCTGACGACCGCGTCGCCCGCCTCAGTGACGAGGTCCTCCGCCTCGAGGGCGTCCGCAAGCTTGTGTCCGATGACCGCGAGTTCCTCCTCGCCCTGGCCGTCGCTGAGATGACGGACGCCATCGGGTCCCTGGCCCGCGCCGTGGCCCGCCTCGGCTGGCGCAGCTGTGACCCTGCGCTGCAGCGGTTCGACGCCGCGTACGCGGATCTCGTCAAGACCGGAGCCGACCCACGCGGATTCGAGTACGCCGGGCGGAAGATTGAGGGAAAGGTGAAGAAGATGGAGGGGTTCGTCGCCGCGAGCGCCGACCTGCACAACGAGCTCGAGGTGCTGGCAGAGCTCGAGCAGGAGCTGCGACGGATGCTGGCCAACCCCGACGACAGCGGCCACCTGCAAGGGAGTGTCGACGATTTCAAGAACAAGGTGCTGTGGCAGCGGCGGCAAGTGAAGGACCTGCGCCAGGCTTCGCTGTGGGACACGCCCTACGATTTCGTCGTCCGCTTGCTGGGCCGGTCCCTCTTCTCGATCGTCGGAAGGATAAGGCAAGTCTTCCGATTCCAGTTCGAGGAAGAAGCCACGGGAAAGTCCGGCGCCCACCTCGCCCGCTGCCACTCCATCGCCGGCTCCATGCCGCTCTCCGTCCATTGTTCGCACCTAGACGCGGTCCACATGTTCGCCTCCGGTCCGACCACCATCAACCGCAGAGAATTCGCAGGACAGTGTCTTCCTGCCACAACCGGCTCGCCTCCTCCCGCTCGGAAGCGCCAGAATTCTCGAACCTGGTGGCCGGTCCGCCGTGGACCTTTCGGTGACTGCATGGTTGGTGGCGACAAGCCCGCAGTCCTGCTGAGCTGCATTTCCTCGGAAACAGCCCTCTGGAAGTCGATCGTGACGCCGCTGGCTCTCAACAGAGCTGATGGTGCAAGAGCAGAGGCTAACCTCGAAGGCGACATGGTCAACATCAATCTTTTCTTGTCCATGATCGAGCCCAGGTTCCAGCTGCTCATCGCTCCGGCATCCACGCTCGGTGGTGCAGCTCTGGCTCTGCACTACGCCAATGTGATCATCGTCATCGATAATCTCGCGGCATCTCCCCATTGGATCGGTCCAAACGCCAGAGATGACCTGTACAACATGCTAACGACGAGCATCAAAGCAGCTCTAAGAGCAAAGCTAAGAACATTCGCAAAGACTACGGCTTCGTCGGTCTACGACCCAGTTCTTGCGGCAGAGTGGAGCGCGGCGGTAAGGAAGAAGTTGGAGTGGCTGGCGCCGCTCGCTCATAACATGATCCGGTGGCACTCCGATCGGAGCTTCGAGCGGCAGAGTCTGGCCTCGAGCTCTACCGTTCTCCTGCTGCAGACGCTCTATTTTGCGGATCGAAAGAAGACGGAGGATGCCATCACTGAGCTACTTGTTGATCTGAACTACCTGTGGAGATACAGGAGGGACTCGAACGCAGAGACCATGTTGAACTGTGTCAGCAGTAGACAATTTGATGGCTGCTTGCAGATACAGGTTGATGTCGATGCTTGCTCTGCAACGTAG
- the LOC135606184 gene encoding uncharacterized protein C227.17c-like codes for MDAKEGEKAADAAAASPSSPTTSSSREAQKLSCTKHFDALWFCYSPFHQVQQYYRHGEFDNCFGKWNALFDCLNLKTKKSSEVQEILEAREKAKQHIWTIRTVEEASVNWWMMIKSLLPRLYWEPQSFKTKV; via the exons ATGGATGCCAAGGAAGGAGAGAAGGCGGCGGATGCGGCCGCTGCTTCGCCTTCCTCTCCAACCACCAGCAGCTCGCGGGAGGCCCAGAAGTTGTCCTGCACCAAACACTTCGACGCTCTTTGGTTCTGCTACT CTCCATTTCACCAGGTGCAACAGTATTATAGACATGGAGAGTTTGATAATTGCTTTGGCAAATGGAATGCTCTTTTTGATTGTTTGAACCTCAAGACCAAAAAGTCATCTGAAGTTCAG GAGATTTTAGAAGCTCGAGAGAAGGCAAAGCAACATATCTGGACGATTCGCACGGTGGAGGAAGCCTCGGTGAATTGGTGGATGAT GATCAAATCCCTTCTTCCAAGGCTTTATTGGGAACCACAGTCATTCAAAACCAAGGTCTGA
- the LOC135606182 gene encoding AT-hook motif nuclear-localized protein 7-like translates to MEGGESIVVSGCEGGGGGRGDGAGGEGGGGLGGGGGGEKEFPAFFPPSPSLQPEAFPSVVSGVTEMAVPLAEGAGLAMGVLGSGGGGGGGGGGSGGSSGGDLFGRKKRGRPRKYGPDGMALALTPTSGSPISPVFSDGKRGRGRPPGSGKYQILAALGEWFAYSAGGNFTPHVVTIATGEDVSARILSFSRKGPRSICILSANGAISNVTLRQPGSSGGTLTYEGRFEILSLSGSFTITENGGVRSRTGGISVSLAGPDGRVIGGGVAGLLLAASPIQVVVGSFMPNTFKEQKPKPIQQATSPSFPATAGLLTAARPVSQANPEDECETPTSSLPGQTHAENSMHNPTPNPTLHAPGWHGLQSSEHKPSPDINICLQGE, encoded by the exons ATGGAAGGAGGAGAGAGCATTGTGGTGTCAGGGTGtgaaggaggaggtggtggaagaGGAGATGGAGCAGGAGGTGAAGGTGGAGGTGggttgggaggaggaggaggaggagagaaggagTTTCCTGCTTTTTTTCCTCCATCTCCGTCACTGCAGCCGGAGGCATTTCCCAGCGTGGTAAGCGGGGTGACGGAAATGGCCGTGCCGCTGGCGGAAGGGGCTGGCCTCGCCATGGGGGTGCtggggagcggcggcggcggcggcggcggcggcggcgggagcgGAGGTAGCAGCGGTGGAGACCTTttcgggaggaagaagagagggagaccGAGGAAGTACGGGCCGGACGGCATGGCTCTGGCGCTGACACCCACCTCCGGCTCCCCTATATCTCCCGTCTTCTCCGACGGCAAACGGGGTAGAGGACGGCCACCTGGCTCCGGCAAATACCAGATCCTTGCTGCCCTCG GAGAGTGGTTTGCATACTCGGCTGGAGGGAACTTTACGCCGCATGTTGTGACCATTGCCACAGGGGAG GATGTTTCTGCTAGAATACTCTCCTTCTCCCGCAAGGGTCCGCGATCGATTTGCATACTTTCTGCAAATGGAGCTATCTCCAATGTCACTTTGCGCCAGCCGGGTTCTTCTGGTGGTACCTTGACTTATGAG GGCCGATTCGAGATTCTTTCTCTGTCTGGGTCCTTCACGATCACTGAAAACGGCGGTGTACGAAGTAGAACTGGTGGGATAAGTGTGTCGCTTGCTGGTCCCGACGGCCGTGTTATTGGTGGAGGAGTTGCTGGACTACTGCTTGCTGCTAGTCCAATTCAA GTAGTGGTTGGAAGCTTCATGCCGAACACTTTCAAGGAGCAAAAACCGAAACCAATTCAGCAAGCAACTTCTCCATCATTTCCGGCGACTGCTGGGTTGTTGACAGCTGCAAGGCCTGTTTCGCAGGCAAACCCCGAGGATGAGTGCGAGACCCCAACCTCATCGTTGCCCGGGCAAACCCACGCCGAAAATAGCATGCACAACCCCACTCCAAACCCTACTCTTCACGCGCCAGGATGGCACGGTCTGCAGTCATCAGAGCATAAGCCTTCTCCTGACATCAACATATGCTTGCAGGGAGAATAG